A window of the Archocentrus centrarchus isolate MPI-CPG fArcCen1 chromosome 9, fArcCen1, whole genome shotgun sequence genome harbors these coding sequences:
- the znf131 gene encoding zinc finger protein 131 isoform X2 yields MAAEVEVEVEASVGSEYPAHYKVMMDKLNEQRQLDQFTDITLIVDGHQFRAHKAVLAACSQFFHKFFQDFTQEPLVEIEGVSNTAFRQLMEFTYTATLAVTGEEEAYDVWKAAEYLQMQEAIKALNNKINESSSLPARSKGKKRKIAETSNVITETLPSVEGEQVEIEVIGDGAIEVEETGLEEVVDAAKNAQAASDDSALALLADITSKYQQGEPTIQHEVVYHEETVTASKVLENVEIVEVQISQADNMFRCNKCDRSFKLYYHLKQHLKTHLGSLEKPHVCSHCGKAYTREGALKQHVSTFHFDAEELSRNQKPQKKVHVCEYCKKHFDHFGHFKEHLRKHTGEKPYECPDCHERFARNSTLKCHMAACQNGAGAKKGRKKLYECQVCSSVFNSWDQFKDHLVSHTGVKPNHCTVCDMWFTQPKELKAHLKEVHSIEDKSGDELVITDSATTAALTISAQSIGGAETVLLEDGIQVEHVTVEPVDVMEMEETATVVVEDGGVAEMCEEDMERLKQAGVQIQVVHVTTTEVDGQQVVNSQLEVQMEGEMVTVEEAEQAAVV; encoded by the exons ATGGCAgcggaggtggaggtggaggtagAGGCCAGTGTGGGCAGTGAGTACCCAGCACATTACAAAGTCATGATGGACAAACTTAATGAACAGCGACAGCTGGATCAGTTTACAGATATTACCTTGATTGTGGATG GACACCAGTTCCGAGCCCATAAAGCAGTTCTGGCAGCATGCAGTCAATTTTTCCACAAGTTCTTCCAGGATTTTACTCAAGAGCCACTGGTGGAGATAGAAG GCGTGAGCAACACTGCCTTTCGTCAGCTGATGGAGTTCACATACACGGCCACACTAGCTGTAACTGGTGAAGAAGAGGCATATGATGTCTGGAAAGCTGCTGAGTACTTACAAATGCAGGAAGCCATCAAAGCACTCAACAATAA AATAAATGAAAGTTCTTCACTGCCAGCAaggagcaaaggaaaaaagaggaaaattgcTGAGACATCGAATGTGATTACAGAAACCCTACCCTCAGTGGAAGGGGAGCAG GTGGAGATTGAAGTTATAGGTGACGGGGCCATTGAGGTCGAGGAGAcggggctggaggaggtggttgaCGCAGCAAAGAATGCTCAAGCGGCATCAGATGATTCTGCTTTGGCTCTTCTTGCTGACATAACTAGCAAATACCAACAAGGGGAACCAACAATACAG CACGAGGTTGTGTATCATGAGGAAACTGTGACTGCCTCCAAGGTGCTGGAGAATGTCGAGATTGTTGAGGTCCAGATTTCCCAAGCAGACAACATGTTCCGTTGCAACAAGTGTGACCGCAGCTTCAAGCTGTACTACCATCTTAAACAGCACTTGAAAACACACCTGGGCTCACTGGAGAAGCCCCATGTGTGTAGCCACTGTGGTAAAGCCTACACACGAGAGGGTGCCTTGAAGCAGCACGTCAGCACGTTTCATTTTGACGCAGAGGAACTGTCTCGAAACCAGAAACCCCAAAAGAAAGTGCATGTTTGTGAATACTGCAAGAAACACTTTGACCACTTCGGACACTTTAAGGAGCACTTGCGGAAGCACACAG GTGAAAAACCTTATGAGTGTCCAGATTGTCACGAGCGATTTGCACGGAATAGCACACTGAAGTGCCATATGGCAGCCTGTCAGAATGGGGCAGGAGCCAAGAAAGGGCGCAAGAAACTCTATGAATGCCAG GTCTGCAGTAGTGTGTTCAACAGCTGGGACCAGTTCAAAGACCACCTTGTGAGCCACACCGGAGTCAAGCCCAACCACTGCACTGTGTGTGACATGTGGTTCACCCAACCGAAAGAGCTGAAGGCGCACCTCAAAGAGGTCCATTCCATCGAGGATAAGTCAGGCGATGAACTGGTCATTACTGACTCTGCAACAACCGCCGCTCTCACCATATCAGCGCAGAGCATAGGAGGAGCTGAAACTGTCCTCTTGGAAGATGGTATTCAGGTTGAACACGTCACAGTGGAGCCTGTAGATGTGATGGAGATGGAGGAGACTGCCACGGTTGTAGTGGAGGATGGAGGGGTGGCAGAGATGTGTGAGGAGGACATGGAAAGATTAAAACAGGCTGGAGTGCAGATCCAAGTTGTGCATGTGACCACAACTGAAGTTGACGGACAGCAGGTGGTGAACTCTCAGTTGGAAGTACAGATGGAGGGAGAGATGGTGACTGTTGAAGAAGCAGAACAAGCTGCGGTTGTATGA
- the znf131 gene encoding zinc finger protein 131 isoform X1 yields the protein MAAEVEVEVEASVGSEYPAHYKVMMDKLNEQRQLDQFTDITLIVDGHQFRAHKAVLAACSQFFHKFFQDFTQEPLVEIEGVSNTAFRQLMEFTYTATLAVTGEEEAYDVWKAAEYLQMQEAIKALNNKINESSSLPARSKGKKRKIAETSNVITETLPSVEGEQVEIEVIGDGAIEVEETGLEEVVDAAKNAQAASDDSALALLADITSKYQQGEPTIQVIKKGEIEEHEVVYHEETVTASKVLENVEIVEVQISQADNMFRCNKCDRSFKLYYHLKQHLKTHLGSLEKPHVCSHCGKAYTREGALKQHVSTFHFDAEELSRNQKPQKKVHVCEYCKKHFDHFGHFKEHLRKHTGEKPYECPDCHERFARNSTLKCHMAACQNGAGAKKGRKKLYECQVCSSVFNSWDQFKDHLVSHTGVKPNHCTVCDMWFTQPKELKAHLKEVHSIEDKSGDELVITDSATTAALTISAQSIGGAETVLLEDGIQVEHVTVEPVDVMEMEETATVVVEDGGVAEMCEEDMERLKQAGVQIQVVHVTTTEVDGQQVVNSQLEVQMEGEMVTVEEAEQAAVV from the exons ATGGCAgcggaggtggaggtggaggtagAGGCCAGTGTGGGCAGTGAGTACCCAGCACATTACAAAGTCATGATGGACAAACTTAATGAACAGCGACAGCTGGATCAGTTTACAGATATTACCTTGATTGTGGATG GACACCAGTTCCGAGCCCATAAAGCAGTTCTGGCAGCATGCAGTCAATTTTTCCACAAGTTCTTCCAGGATTTTACTCAAGAGCCACTGGTGGAGATAGAAG GCGTGAGCAACACTGCCTTTCGTCAGCTGATGGAGTTCACATACACGGCCACACTAGCTGTAACTGGTGAAGAAGAGGCATATGATGTCTGGAAAGCTGCTGAGTACTTACAAATGCAGGAAGCCATCAAAGCACTCAACAATAA AATAAATGAAAGTTCTTCACTGCCAGCAaggagcaaaggaaaaaagaggaaaattgcTGAGACATCGAATGTGATTACAGAAACCCTACCCTCAGTGGAAGGGGAGCAG GTGGAGATTGAAGTTATAGGTGACGGGGCCATTGAGGTCGAGGAGAcggggctggaggaggtggttgaCGCAGCAAAGAATGCTCAAGCGGCATCAGATGATTCTGCTTTGGCTCTTCTTGCTGACATAACTAGCAAATACCAACAAGGGGAACCAACAATACAGGTGATCAAGAAGGGAGAAATAGAAGAG CACGAGGTTGTGTATCATGAGGAAACTGTGACTGCCTCCAAGGTGCTGGAGAATGTCGAGATTGTTGAGGTCCAGATTTCCCAAGCAGACAACATGTTCCGTTGCAACAAGTGTGACCGCAGCTTCAAGCTGTACTACCATCTTAAACAGCACTTGAAAACACACCTGGGCTCACTGGAGAAGCCCCATGTGTGTAGCCACTGTGGTAAAGCCTACACACGAGAGGGTGCCTTGAAGCAGCACGTCAGCACGTTTCATTTTGACGCAGAGGAACTGTCTCGAAACCAGAAACCCCAAAAGAAAGTGCATGTTTGTGAATACTGCAAGAAACACTTTGACCACTTCGGACACTTTAAGGAGCACTTGCGGAAGCACACAG GTGAAAAACCTTATGAGTGTCCAGATTGTCACGAGCGATTTGCACGGAATAGCACACTGAAGTGCCATATGGCAGCCTGTCAGAATGGGGCAGGAGCCAAGAAAGGGCGCAAGAAACTCTATGAATGCCAG GTCTGCAGTAGTGTGTTCAACAGCTGGGACCAGTTCAAAGACCACCTTGTGAGCCACACCGGAGTCAAGCCCAACCACTGCACTGTGTGTGACATGTGGTTCACCCAACCGAAAGAGCTGAAGGCGCACCTCAAAGAGGTCCATTCCATCGAGGATAAGTCAGGCGATGAACTGGTCATTACTGACTCTGCAACAACCGCCGCTCTCACCATATCAGCGCAGAGCATAGGAGGAGCTGAAACTGTCCTCTTGGAAGATGGTATTCAGGTTGAACACGTCACAGTGGAGCCTGTAGATGTGATGGAGATGGAGGAGACTGCCACGGTTGTAGTGGAGGATGGAGGGGTGGCAGAGATGTGTGAGGAGGACATGGAAAGATTAAAACAGGCTGGAGTGCAGATCCAAGTTGTGCATGTGACCACAACTGAAGTTGACGGACAGCAGGTGGTGAACTCTCAGTTGGAAGTACAGATGGAGGGAGAGATGGTGACTGTTGAAGAAGCAGAACAAGCTGCGGTTGTATGA
- the ghra gene encoding growth hormone receptor a has product MALLPSANLLILLILSSLDWLPSPGSTFLTDWDHMTSPAPIEPHFSECISRDQATFRCWWSPGSFQNLSSPGAVRVFYLKKDSHASQWKECPEYIHSSRECFFDENHTSIWITYCMQLRTQNNITYFNEDDCFTVENIVRPDPPVSLNWTLLNISPSGLNYDVKVNWEPPPTADVGLGWMRVEYELQYRERNTTNWEALEIQRNTHQTIYGLHLGKEYEVHIRCRMQAFIKFGEFSDSIFIQVTEIASTESAVHLTVVLVFGTVGILILFMLIVISQQNRLMIFLLPPVPAPKIKGIDSELLKKGKLDELNFMLSGGGIDGLPTYAPDFYQDEPWVELIEVDVEDEDSGGKEDNRGSDTQKLLGQPQHINIGCSNAVSCPDADSGRASCYDADLPEQETLMLMATLLPGQPDDKETSLDVVERSSASDAGDRPLIQTQTRGPQTWVNTDFYAQVSNVMPSGGVVLSPGQQLRIQESISATEEETKKKRKGNEDGEESEEGKQKELQFRLIVVDPEGNGYTTESNVQQISTPPPSSLMPGEGYHIIHPQPVEPRPTVTTEVNQSPYILPDSPQFLAPVADYTVVQELDSHHSLLLNPPTHHTPPPCLPQHPFKAPMPVGYITPDLLGNLTQ; this is encoded by the exons cTCCCATTGAGCCTCATTTTTCTGAGTGCATATCAAGGGACCAGGCGACGTTCCGCTGTTGGTGGAGTCCCGGCAGCTTCCAAAACCTGTCCTCCCCTGGAGCAGTCAGAGTCTTCTACCTGAAGAAAGA CTCTCATGCCAGCCAATGGAAGGAGTGCCCTGAGTATATCCATTCAAGCAGGGAATGTTTCTTTGATGAAAACCACACATCTATTTGGATCACTTACTGCATGCAGCTTCGCACTCAGAACAACATCACCTATTTCAATGAAGATGACTGTTTCACTGTGGAGAATATTG TACGTCCTGACCCACCAGTGTCTCTAAACTGGACCCTGCTGAATATAAGCCCTTCTGGGCTAAATTATGATGTCAAAGTTAACTGGGAGCCCCCGCCCACTGCTGATGTTGGGCTGGGATGGATGCGTGTTGAGTATGAGTTGCAGTACAGAGAGAGAAATACGACAAACTGGGAAGCA TTGGAGATTCAGCGAAACACTCATCAGACAATCTACGGCCTGCACTTAGGAAAAGAATATGAAGTACACATCCGCTGCAGGATGCAGGCCTTCATTAAATTTGGCGAGTTCAGCGACTCCATCTTCATTCAAGTGACTGAGATTGCTAGCACAG AGTCTGCTGTCCATCTCACAGTGGTTCTTGTGTTTGGGACTGTGGGTATCCTCATACTCTTCATGCTCATAGTCATCTCTCAGCAGAACAG ATTAATGATATTTCTGCTGCCGCCTGTTCCTGCACCCAAAATCAAAGGCATCGATTCAGAGCTGTTAAAG AAGGGGAAACTGGATGAGCTGAATTTTATGCTGAGTGGTGGAGGAATCGACGGCCTACCCACATACGCACCAGATTTCTACCAAGATGAGCCATGGGTGGAGCTTATCGAGGTGGATGTGGAGGATGAAGACAGTGGAGGGAAGGAGGATAACCGTGGCTCAGACACCCAGAAGCTCCTGGGTCAGCCCCAGCACATCAACATAGGCTGCTCCAATGCAGTCAG TTGCCCTGATGCTGACTCAGGGCGGGCCAGCTGTTACGACGCAGATCTGCCTGAACAAGAGACCCTAATGCTGATGGCCACCCTTCTGCCAGGACAACCTGATGACAAAGAAACCTCCCTTGATGTTGTAGAAAGATCCTCAGCCTCTGATGCAGGTGATAGGCCTCTCATCCAAACCCAAACTAGAGGGCCCCAGACCTGGGTCAACACAGACTTCTATGCTCAGGTCAGCAATGTTATGCCCTCTGGTGGTGTGGTGTTGTCTCCTGGACAGCAACTCAGAATCCAGGAGAGCATCTCAGCCACCGAggaggaaacaaaaaagaagcgAAAAGGAAATGAAGACGGTGAGGAGTCTGAGGAAGGGAAGCAGAAAGAGCTGCAGTTTCGGCTGATAGTAGTGGATCCAGAGGGAAATGGCTACACTACAGAGAGCAATGTCCAGCAGATCAGCACTCCTCCCCCCAGCTCTCTCATGCCTGGTGAGGGGTACCATATCATACACCCTCAGCCAGTGGAGCCTAGACCTACAGTCACAACAGAGGTTAATCAGTCACCTTACATTCTGCCTGACTCTCCCCAGTTCCTTGCTCCTGTCGCAGACTACACAGTGGTTCAGGAGCTAGACAGTCATCATAGTCTGCTCCTTAACCCGCCTACCCACCACACCCCCCctccctgcctgccacagcaccCATTCAAGGCACCTATGCCTGTGGGGTACATTACCCCAGACTTGCTGGGGAACCTCACACAATGA
- the selenop gene encoding selenoprotein Pa isoform X1, which translates to MWAGLSLLLTLCLLHGGGAESEGGGPRCQLPPAWRIGDVEPMKGSIGRVTVVALLQASULFCLVQASRIDGLQQQLDSQGFKNVVYMVVNHQGEQSQRLHPLLEVKLSKNITLYKQVEQQPDVWQTLGGEKDDFFIYDRCGHLTHRISLPYSIIGQGHIERAIKDTYCKRLCGECTHENAEIPEECNEKVDAQPDVPTDQDDTRHSHSHGHHHGHGHGHGHHGDNHGVHSRGFGHGHNHNHGHHHGNHADQSQRQHGVRHHEGDMPQTQHHFDLGQIPQEVHFQHIPQEAHVAPDRPUVPGKGRUKLKYSUQGPSGSDSETVSSUCUHURRLFGEAGSEQPVGLUHCNEVLPTSUQUHGLIGDAANNIRETUQURSLHAAUQQPQPAQUDUPPGVAS; encoded by the exons ATGTGGGCAGGCCTCAGCTTGCTCCTCACTCTCTGCCTGCTCCATGGGGGTGGGGCAGAGAGTGAGGGGGGTGGGCCCCGCTGTCAGCTACCTCCAGCTTGGAGGATAGGAGACGTGGAGCCGATGAAGGGGTCAATAGGCCGAGTGACGGTGGTGGCCCTTTTACAGGCCAGCTGACTGTTCTGCTTGGTGCAGGCTTCCAG AATAGatggcctgcagcagcagctggacagTCAGGGTTTCAAGAATGTAGTCTACATGGTCGTTAATCACCAGGGGGAGCAATCCCAGCGCCTGCACCCTTTGCTGGAGGTGAAACTTTCCAAGAACATCACACTCTACAAGCAGGTCGAGCAGCAGCCTGATGTTTGGCAGACACTGGGCGGAGAGAAAGATGACTTTTTCATTTATGACAG GTGTGGCCATCTCACCCACCGCATTTCACTTCCATACTCCATCATTGGACAGGGCCATATTGAGAGGGCAATCAAAGATACTTACTGCAAACGCCTGTGTGGAGAGTGCACACATGAG AATGCTGAGATCCCAGAGGAGTGCAATGAGAAAGTGGATGCTCAGCCTGATGTTCCAACTGATCAGGATGACACCAGACATAGTCACAGTCATGGGCATCACCATGGTCATGGCCATGGCCATGGTCACCATGGGGATAATCATGGTGTTCACTCTCGTGGCTTTGGCCATGGTCATAATCACAACCATGGCCATCATCATGGAAATCATGCTGACCAAAGTCAAAGACAGCATGGTGTTAGACACCATGAAGGTGACATGCCTCAAACTCAGCACCATTTTGATTTAGGCCAGATTCCACAGGAAGTGCACTTTCAACACATACCACAGGAGGCCCACGTAGCCCCTGACAGGCCTTGAGTACCTGGTAAGGGCAGGTGAAAGTTAAAGTACAGCTGACAGGGGCCATCAGGCTCTGACAGTGAAACTGTGAGCAGCTGATGCTGACACTGACGCAGGCTGTTTGGCGAGGCAGGGAGTGAGCAGCCAGTCGGTCTCTGACACTGTAACGAGGTGCTGCCCACCTCCTGACAGTGACACGGACTGATAGGCGATGCAGCCAATAACATTAGGGAAACCTGACAGTGACGCTCGCTTCACGCTGCCTGACAGCAGCCTCAGCCAGCCCAGTGAGACTGACCCCCAGGTGTTGCGAGCTGA
- the selenop gene encoding selenoprotein Pa isoform X2, with amino-acid sequence MWAGLSLLLTLCLLHGGGAESEGGGPRCQLPPAWRIGDVEPMKGSIGRVTVVALLQASULFCLVQASRIDGLQQQLDSQGFKNVVYMVVNHQGEQSQRLHPLLEVKLSKNITLYKQVEQQPDVWQTLGGEKDDFFIYDRCGHLTHRISLPYSIIGQGHIERAIKDTYCKRLCGECTHENAEIPEECNEKVDAQPDVPTDQDDTRHSHSHGHHHGHGHGHGHHGDNHGVHSRGFGHGHNHNHGHHHGNHADQSQRQHGVRHHEGDMPQTQHHFDLGQIPQEVHFQHIPQEAHVAPDRPUVPGKGRUKLKYSUQGPSGSDSETVSSUCUHURRLFGEAGSEQPVGLUHCNEVLPTSUQUHGLIGDAANNIRET; translated from the exons ATGTGGGCAGGCCTCAGCTTGCTCCTCACTCTCTGCCTGCTCCATGGGGGTGGGGCAGAGAGTGAGGGGGGTGGGCCCCGCTGTCAGCTACCTCCAGCTTGGAGGATAGGAGACGTGGAGCCGATGAAGGGGTCAATAGGCCGAGTGACGGTGGTGGCCCTTTTACAGGCCAGCTGACTGTTCTGCTTGGTGCAGGCTTCCAG AATAGatggcctgcagcagcagctggacagTCAGGGTTTCAAGAATGTAGTCTACATGGTCGTTAATCACCAGGGGGAGCAATCCCAGCGCCTGCACCCTTTGCTGGAGGTGAAACTTTCCAAGAACATCACACTCTACAAGCAGGTCGAGCAGCAGCCTGATGTTTGGCAGACACTGGGCGGAGAGAAAGATGACTTTTTCATTTATGACAG GTGTGGCCATCTCACCCACCGCATTTCACTTCCATACTCCATCATTGGACAGGGCCATATTGAGAGGGCAATCAAAGATACTTACTGCAAACGCCTGTGTGGAGAGTGCACACATGAG AATGCTGAGATCCCAGAGGAGTGCAATGAGAAAGTGGATGCTCAGCCTGATGTTCCAACTGATCAGGATGACACCAGACATAGTCACAGTCATGGGCATCACCATGGTCATGGCCATGGCCATGGTCACCATGGGGATAATCATGGTGTTCACTCTCGTGGCTTTGGCCATGGTCATAATCACAACCATGGCCATCATCATGGAAATCATGCTGACCAAAGTCAAAGACAGCATGGTGTTAGACACCATGAAGGTGACATGCCTCAAACTCAGCACCATTTTGATTTAGGCCAGATTCCACAGGAAGTGCACTTTCAACACATACCACAGGAGGCCCACGTAGCCCCTGACAGGCCTTGAGTACCTGGTAAGGGCAGGTGAAAGTTAAAGTACAGCTGACAGGGGCCATCAGGCTCTGACAGTGAAACTGTGAGCAGCTGATGCTGACACTGACGCAGGCTGTTTGGCGAGGCAGGGAGTGAGCAGCCAGTCGGTCTCTGACACTGTAACGAGGTGCTGCCCACCTCCTGACAGTGACACGGACTGATAGGCGATGCAGCCAATAACATTAGGGAAACCTGA